The Bremerella sp. JC817 genome includes the window CGGCGACCCGTCGCTCGGCAGGATGAACCACTGCGCCGCCCCGGCCACCAGGTCGCTGTCCGATCGGAAGGTGGCGATGTCGGCGATCCCGTCGCCCGTGTAGTCGGCCGGCACCGGCGCGTCCATCCCCCCGCCGCCGCCGAACAGGACGCTGTAG containing:
- a CDS encoding VCBS repeat-containing protein, which encodes MDAPVPADYTGDGIADIATFRSDSDLVAGAAQWFILPSDGSPAYSVLFGGGGGMDAPVPADYTGDGIADIATFRSDSDLVAGAAQWFILPSDGSP